A single window of Stigmatopora nigra isolate UIUO_SnigA chromosome 22, RoL_Snig_1.1, whole genome shotgun sequence DNA harbors:
- the LOC144215905 gene encoding 5'-nucleotidase domain-containing protein 3-like, which translates to MAPLSGLLTQGRASLLGRHVLKASHYFGAVSRGRRELLSRLSISARTGCPSSPCSSTAESLWSVYNQTKKHTEDVMPSISSASVNPDTIFANNEMSLRDTEIYGFDYDYTLAFYSSHLHTLIFTIARDILINKHRYPEGLRDYEYIPNFAVRGLHYDVQKALLMKIDAFHYIQLGTVYRGLNPVPDEEVIAMYDGCHIPLDIMSDFYGKSSHSHSMKQFMDIFSLPEMTLLSCVNDFFLKHNIDYEPVHLYKDVKEAIRDVHVKGIMYRAVEADIGKYICYGEQSHAVLKKLSEHGKKMFLITNSPFDFVDRGMNYIVGSDWRDLFDVVIVQADKPSFFNDRRKPFRRVTDKGALLWDRIHKLEKGKIYKQGNLYEFLRLTGWRGSKVLYFGDHIYSDLADLTLKHGWRTGAIIPELRKEIKIMNTETYVHTISWIQALTGLIEQMQVHRDPISQSVVDEWIREREAMRPQTKELFNCHFGSLFRTYHNPTYFSRRLSRFADIYMASISCLLNYDFQHTFFPRRTPLQHESPFGQGQSAPGQFNPSTPFSHKC; encoded by the exons ATGGCGCCCTTGTCAGGTCTCCTGACGCAAGGGAGAGCCAGTCTACTTGGTCGCCACGTCCTGAAGGCATCGCATTATTTCGGGGCAGTGTCTCGTGGACGGCGTGAACTACTTTCCCGTCTGTCTATCTCGGCTCGGACCGGCTGCCCATCTTCTCCGTGCAGCAGCACCGCAGAGAGCCTGTGGTCTGTTTACAACCAGACCAAAAAACACACAGAAG ATGTCATGCCATCCATCTCCAGTGCCTCCGTGAATCCGGACACCATCTTTGCAAACAACGAGATGAGCCTGCGGGACACCGAAATCTATGGCTTCGACTATGACTACACGCTGGCTttttactccagccacctccacaCGCTTATTTTCACCATAGCCAGAGACATCCTGATCAACAAGCACAGA TATCCAGAGGGTCTGCGAGATTATGAGTATATTCCTAATTTCGCTGTGAGGGGCCTTCACTATGATGTTCAAAAG GCACTGCTGATGAAGATCGATGCGTTCCACTACATCCAGCTAGGCACTGTTTACAG GGGTCTTAATCCAGTCCCTGACGAAGAGGTCATCGCCATGTACGATGGCTGCCACATCCCACTTGATATTATGAGCGATTTCTACGGCAAG AGTTCTCACAGTCACTCCATGAAACAGTTCATGGACATTTTCTCGCTGCCAGAGATGACCCTCTTATCGTGCGTCAACGACTTCTTCTTGAAGCATAACATTGACTACGAGCCTGTGCACCTGTATAAAGACGTCAAG GAAGCCATTAGAGATGTTCACGTTAAGGGCATTATGTATCGTGCTGTGGAGGCTGATATTG gaaaatacatttgctATGGTGAGCAGAGCCATGCTGTGTTAAAGAAGTTGTCTGAGCACGGGAAGAAGATGTTCCTCATCACAAACAGCCCTTTCGACTTTGT GGATCGAGGCATGAACTACATTGTCGGTAGTGACTGGAGGGACCTTTTTGATGTAGTTATAGTTCAGGCTGACAAACCCAGTTTCTTCAATGACAGGAGAAA GCCTTTCAGACGCGTCACTGACAAAGGTGCTCTACTTTGGGACAGAATTCACAAGTTGGAAAAGGGAAAGATCTACAAACAG GGAAACCTCTATGAGTTCCTGCGACTAACTGGCTGGCGAGGATCCAAAGTGCTGTACTTTGGTGATCACATCTACAGCGACTTGGCA gATTTAACCCTGAAGCACGGCTGGAGGACAGGAGCCATTATCCCTGAACTGAGGAAGGAAATCAAGATCATGAACACAGAGACATATGTGCACACCATCAGCTGGATACAGGCACTGACAGGCCTCATTGAGCAGATGCAG GTCCACAGAGATCCCATCTCGCAGTCTGTGGTGGACGAGTGGATAAGAGAGCGAGAAGCTATGAG GCCTCAAACCAAGGAGCTGTTTAACTGTCATTTTGGGAGTCTGTTCCGCACCTACCACAACCCCACGTACTTCTCTCGACGACTCTCTCGTTTCGCCGATATTTACATGGCGTCCATCAGCTGCCTGCTCAACTACGACTTCCAGCACACCTTCTTTCCACGACGAACCCCCCTGCAGCATGAGTCCCCTTTTGGACAAGGACAGTCAGCCCCAGGCCAGTTCAATCCAAGCACACCTTTCTCGCACAAGTGCTAA
- the LOC144215342 gene encoding endoplasmin-like — protein MKRAWVLGLLVGLLAFAAVRADDEVDVDGTVDEDLGKSRDGSKTDDEVVQREEEAIQLDGLNAAQVKELREKSEKHVFQAEVNRMMKLIINSLYKNKEIFLRELISNASDALDKIRLLSLTNEEALAANEELTIKIKSDKEKNMLHITDTGIGMTKDELVRNLGTIAKSGTSEFLNKMTDMQSEDQSTSELIGQFGVGFYSAFLVADKVIVTTKHNNGTQHIWESDSNQFSVIEDPRGDTLGRGTTITLVMKEEASDYLELETIKNLVKKYSQFINFPIYVWASKTETVEEPIDDAEETDATEEPEKEASEDEAEVEEEEEEDKDKPKTKKVEKTVWDWELMNDIKPIWQRPAKEVEDDEYNAFYKTFSKDSENPLAHIHFTAEGEVTFKSILFVPTAAPRGLFDEYGSKKNDFIKLFVRRVFITDDFNDMMPKYLNFVKGVVDSDDLPLNVSRETLQQHKLLKVIRKKLVRKTLDMIKKIAEEHYNDKFWKEFGTNIKLGVIEDHSNRTRLAKLLRFNTSHSDTVVSSLEQYVERMKEKQDKIYFMAGTNRKEAEASPFVERLLKKGYEVIYLTEPVDEYCIQALPEFDGKRFQNVAKEGIKFDESEKAKERREALEKEYEPLTTWLKETALKDKIEKALLSQRLTNSPCALVASQYGWSGNMERIMKAQAYQTGKDISTNYYASQKKTLEINPKHPLIKQMLKRVNDDAEDQTASDLATVLFETATLRSGYQLADTKAYGDRIERMLRLSMNIPLEEQVEEEPEEEPEEETAEDSDDTEEFEDKLEEDIMDDEDEADATEKDEL, from the exons ATGAAGCGGGCGTGGGTCTTAGGACTTCTCGTCGGGTTGTTAGCCTTCG CTGCTGTGAGGGCCGACGATGAAGTGGACGTGGACGGCACCGTTGACGAGGACCTGGGGAAAAGCAGGGATGGCTCCAAGACTGACGATGAGGTTGTACAAAG GGAGGAGGAAGCCATTCAGCTGGATGGACTGAACGCAGCCCAGGTTAAGGAACTTCGAGAAAAGTCAGAGAAGCATGTCTTTCAAGCTGAAGTCAACCGCATGATGAAACTGATCATCAACTCTTTGTACAAGAATAAGGAG ATTTTCCTCAGGGAGCTGATCTCCAATGCTTCTGATGCCCTGGATAAGATCCGTTTGTTGTCACTCACTAACGAGGAAGCGCTGGCCGCCAACGAAGAGCTGACCATCAAAATTAAA TCTGACAAGGAGAAGAACATGCTCCATATCACGGACACAGGCATCGGCATGACCAAAGATGAGCTGGTCAGGAACCTGGGCACCATCGCCAAGTCAGGCACCAGCGAGTTCCTCAACAAGATGACGGATATGCAGTCGGAGGACCAGTCTACCTCAGAGCTGATCGGACAGTTTGGCGTAGGCTTCTACTCGGCCTTCCTGGTAGCCGACAAGGTCATCGTCACCACCAAGCACAATAACGGCACACAGCACATTTGGGAGTCTGACTCCAACCAGTTCTCCGTCATCGAAGATCCCCGTGGAGACACACTGGGCCGTGGCACCACCATCAC ACTGGTGATGAAAGAGGAGGCATCCGACTACTTGGAGCTGGAGACCATTAAGAACCTCGTCAAGAAGTACTCGCAGTTCATTAACTTCCCCATTTATGTTTGGGCCAGCAAG ACTGAGACTGTCGAGGAACCTATTGATGACGCAGAGGAAACTGATGCAACAGAGGAACCAGAAAAGGAAGCTTCTGAAGATGAAGCTGAAgttgaagaggaagaagaggaagacaaAGACAAACCAAAGACCAAAAAA GTTGAGAAGACTGTGTGGGACTGGGAACTTATGAATGACATCAAGCCCATCTGGCAGAGACCAGCAAAAGAGGTTGAGGATGACGAATACAACGCCTTCTACAAGACTTTTTCAAAA GACAGCGAAAACCCTCTAGCTCACATCCACTTCACGGCTGAGGGAGAAGTCACCTTCAAATCCATCCTGTTTGTGCCTACCGCTGCTCCCCGTGGCCTATTTGACGAATACGGCTCAAAGAAAAACGACTTCATCAAG ctttttgttAGGAGAGTTTTCATCACGGACGACTTCAACGACATGATGCCTAAATATCTCAACTTTGTCAAGGGTGTG GTCGATTCTGATGACCTTCCCCTTAATGTGTCCCGAGAGACTCTTCAGCAGCACAAGCTCCTCAAG GTGATCCGTAAGAAGCTGGTGCGCAAAACTCTAGACATGATCAAGAAGATTGCAGAGGAGCATTACAACGACAAGTTCTGGAAGGAGTTTGGTACCAACATTAAGCTGGGAGTCATTGAAGACCACTCCAACCGCACAAGGCTTGCCAAGCTGCTGCGCTTCAACACATCCCACAGCGACACAGTTGTGTCCAGCCTCGAACAGTATGTGGAGCGCATGAAGGAGAAGCAGGACAAGATTTACTTCATGGCCGGCACAAACAGGAAGGAG GCTGAGGCTTCCCCGTTTGTGGAGAGGCTACTGAAGAAGGGGTATGAGGTGATCTACCTGACGGAGCCTGTGGACGAATACTGCATCCAGGCCCTGCCAGAGTTTGACGGCAAGCGTTTCCAGAACGTGGCCAAAGAGGGCATCAAGTTTGATGAGAGCGAAAAGGCTAAGGAGAGGCGTGAGGCTCTGGAGAAGGAGTATGAGCCTCTGACCACCTGGCTCAAGGAGACGGCGCTCAAGGACAAG ATTGAAAAGGCACTTTTGTCCCAGCGACTGACCAACTCACCGTGTGCACTGGTGGCTAGTCAGTATGGCTGGTCAGGCAACATGGAAAGAATCATGAAGGCGCAGGCCTATCAAACAGGAAAAGATATTTCCACAAA TTACTACGCCAGCCAGAAGAAAACATTAGAAATCAACCCAAAGCATCCCCTCATCAAGCAGATGCTGAAACGTGTCAAT GATGATGCAGAGGACCAGACGGCATCAGATCTGGCAACAGTCCTCTTTGAAACTGCCACTCTGCGGTCGGGCTATCAGCTGGCCGACACCAAGGCGTATGGCGACAGAATAGAACGTATGCTGAGACTCAGCATGAACATACCTTTGGAAGAGCAG gtaGAGGAGGAGCCTGAGGAAGAACCTGAAGAAGAGACGGCGGAGGACTCTGACGATACTGAGGAATTTGAAGATAAATTAGAAGAGGACATCATGGACGATGAAGATGAAGCT GATGCTACAGAAAAAGATGAACTGTGA